The sequence below is a genomic window from Candidatus Sysuiplasma jiujiangense.
ATCAGGCCGGCATAATTGGCGGAACAGGTAAATGTGAAAACACCCCTCCTTTCCTCCCAGAGATCATAACTGTCCAGCGGAAGACCTGTATCCAGGTCCACGTAGGATGAGATGAAATCCGCCGAATTCTTTATCAGCGGCCTGTAAAGCGGTTTTATGAACTCCACATCGCCGCATTTCTCAAAATGATTCCACAGTGCATAGAGCACCAGGGAGGTTTCGTCTTCCTGAATCGGCAGGGACGGTTTCCCGTTCAGGACCCAGGGATGCCAGCTGCTTGCAAATGAGCCGTTGGGATTGTACTTCTGAAGGAAATAGCCTCTGTGACTGATACCCCTCATGCAGAATTCAAAAAAGCGGGAAGCCGGATAGCTGTAGCCTGCATTGTCGAGGGCCAGGCTTACGAGCGCGCCGTCCCGCGGCCAGACATAGCTGTATGTATCCCTGTTGAATCTCAGCAGATCAGTATCGTTTGCGGCAAGTATGCCGCCGTTCCGGTCCAGATTTGTGGCAATGGCAAGCAGACTCCTCCTGTACAGCCTCCTCATGTAGTCAGGGAGGCCCTCGAACTGCCTGTGCTGCTTGCTGCACCAGAGTTTCCAGTAGTTACCGGTTCGCTCTATGAACTTTTCGACGCCGCGGGATCTTACAAGATTCTGGAGCTTGTCAACGCTGTCGTAGTCTGTCCCGGCGAGCATGTAATAATACCCCTGCTTTGATGCACCCGCCTTTACCCTGAAAATAACGCCCAAAACGGAGTCGACTGAGCCCTGTGAGATGGTGTTTCCCGAAAGTATGCCGTCCTCTGCATCACGCCAGGTCCCCTCCTTGCCGGCCATTTCCTTCTGCCCGCACGCGAACATGTCGATACCGCCGTTTCCTTCAGCACCTGCGTCCATGAGGAAATAGCGCTGGTCCTTGTAATGTATTATAACGTTCAGCTGAGGATCGAAATATGCCGTGTCGCCGATATCGTTTCCGTACAGATGAAAATCGTGATGGAAAAACAGGCGGATTTCGGCATCTGTATCCGCCGTCCTCCTGACGTCGATCTTTCTCACCATCGCATCTATTACAAAATCAACGGCATCGTTGAAACGTATCTCAACACCAAGCCCCGGATTGCTGAGCAGCACGTCGGTCACCAGCTCGTCCT
It includes:
- a CDS encoding glycoside hydrolase family 15 protein, which codes for MICLPRDVPIGNEKLLIAFDRDYLIRDIYFPFIGDENHSVGHKFRIGVWVNGSFSWIDGPGWNKSLQYVEDELVTDVLLSNPGLGVEIRFNDAVDFVIDAMVRKIDVRRTADTDAEIRLFFHHDFHLYGNDIGDTAYFDPQLNVIIHYKDQRYFLMDAGAEGNGGIDMFACGQKEMAGKEGTWRDAEDGILSGNTISQGSVDSVLGVIFRVKAGASKQGYYYMLAGTDYDSVDKLQNLVRSRGVEKFIERTGNYWKLWCSKQHRQFEGLPDYMRRLYRRSLLAIATNLDRNGGILAANDTDLLRFNRDTYSYVWPRDGALVSLALDNAGYSYPASRFFEFCMRGISHRGYFLQKYNPNGSFASSWHPWVLNGKPSLPIQEDETSLVLYALWNHFEKCGDVEFIKPLYRPLIKNSADFISSYVDLDTGLPLDSYDLWEERRGVFTFTCSANYAGLMAAAKFSESFGEMNIAKRYSAAAERMKAAIIEQLYSRSDHRFIRGLLMGQDGKLYRDSAVDASLSGIFYFGVLPADDPMVAGTMHAIQERLWVRGNIGGIARYEGDYYQRSASGNDIQGNPWFICTLWLADWYTAVAKDAASLSIALGLIKWAADHASPSGIMAEQIDPHTGSPLSVSPLTWSHAAFVDAVDRYIEKSKTLGLIK